In Aliiglaciecola sp. LCG003, a genomic segment contains:
- a CDS encoding Ig-like domain-containing protein: MTSRFRILITCFLLLAVAACGGGGSVERDSTGGGTGGGTTDPTYNVSLSIAGQNGEATNLLSSTSPLSVTATVSSTDGGNVADQLVTFSFSQTGLATFSNDTGTALTNADGIATIGLLVGASSGDSLVLGALDSGVQGQVGFSSAGSTNTGSTPASLELFANSTQLASSGSDEIELIAVVKNAQNILLEGVDVSFAANNAAELQIVQGTSAADGTARALLTSRNNPENRVVTATVSSGTFSQTVDIQIVGTEVNVDGPSSVVLGDTIDVTIKVADSDGNGLANREVSLTTSQGTIDSSATTDAEGQVTVQYQASQTGSNTITASALNAQGSLVFTVQEDSFSFTTIPVQDVPLSTNTTLQVTWLKDNVAFVGGTVTLSSSRGTIVAPTTVTDANGVASFTIQSNNAGLTSITAEGVDGNGQTVSSRTQFEFIAITPATILVDASPDLIGPEGQTSTISAIVRDASGNLVKGQVVNFRVDDVSGGFVLPNSSTTDSNGIASTVYTSNAVSSEDAVMVHADVANNTSVSNFTTLTVGDRAFDISLGTGNSLEAPDESSYLKQFSVFVSDAAGRPVSNVQLTASSTPIKRAVGGVYRKGFWSYNIDLDVWVGNITATCPNEDINANGSLDAGEDTNGDGRLTPGIVGTISFEDDVNSTDVNGQAKLEIRYPKSYAFWTDVEISVFGQSSGSESLESQSFRLSAAVADLDDEASEPPSNPFGSSSFCTDPD; this comes from the coding sequence ATGACTTCACGCTTTCGAATATTGATCACTTGTTTTCTGCTGTTAGCAGTCGCAGCATGTGGCGGCGGTGGCTCAGTAGAACGGGACTCTACGGGTGGCGGTACTGGTGGAGGAACCACGGATCCTACCTATAATGTTTCTTTGAGTATTGCCGGTCAAAATGGCGAGGCAACTAACTTATTAAGCTCGACCTCTCCATTATCAGTGACAGCTACTGTTTCCAGCACAGATGGGGGCAATGTGGCCGACCAACTGGTTACCTTTAGCTTTAGTCAAACGGGATTAGCCACCTTCTCCAATGATACGGGTACTGCTTTAACCAATGCAGACGGTATCGCCACTATAGGTTTACTTGTAGGGGCTAGCTCAGGTGATAGCTTGGTCCTAGGCGCTCTTGACTCAGGGGTACAAGGTCAGGTTGGGTTTAGCTCGGCGGGCTCAACGAATACTGGCAGTACGCCCGCCTCCCTTGAGTTGTTTGCTAACTCTACGCAGTTAGCTTCTAGCGGCTCGGATGAAATCGAATTGATTGCAGTGGTAAAAAACGCCCAGAATATTTTACTCGAGGGCGTTGATGTGTCCTTTGCCGCTAATAACGCAGCTGAACTGCAAATCGTCCAAGGTACGTCCGCAGCTGATGGTACCGCACGAGCATTACTGACCAGCCGTAACAACCCTGAAAACCGTGTTGTTACCGCGACCGTGTCGTCAGGTACATTTAGTCAGACCGTAGATATACAAATAGTCGGTACTGAAGTGAATGTGGACGGTCCCTCATCTGTCGTGTTAGGCGATACGATAGATGTCACCATTAAAGTGGCTGATTCCGATGGTAATGGTTTAGCAAACCGTGAGGTCAGCTTGACTACATCGCAGGGCACTATTGATTCTAGCGCTACCACAGACGCAGAAGGGCAGGTTACAGTCCAATATCAAGCCTCGCAAACCGGTAGCAACACTATTACCGCGAGTGCCCTTAATGCGCAAGGAAGTTTAGTCTTTACCGTGCAAGAAGATAGTTTTAGCTTTACCACTATACCTGTCCAAGATGTGCCCCTTAGCACTAACACAACCTTGCAGGTAACTTGGTTAAAAGACAATGTCGCCTTCGTCGGTGGCACAGTTACCTTAAGCTCATCCAGAGGGACTATTGTTGCGCCAACCACAGTTACCGATGCAAATGGTGTTGCGTCTTTTACGATTCAATCAAACAACGCGGGTTTGACATCCATTACCGCCGAAGGGGTTGATGGTAACGGACAAACGGTTAGCTCTAGAACTCAATTTGAATTTATCGCCATTACACCAGCTACTATTCTTGTCGATGCGTCACCGGATCTAATCGGCCCCGAAGGGCAAACCTCGACGATTTCAGCAATAGTGCGAGATGCCTCTGGGAATTTGGTTAAAGGGCAAGTAGTGAATTTCCGGGTTGACGATGTCAGCGGTGGATTTGTGTTACCCAACTCTTCCACCACGGATAGCAATGGTATTGCTTCTACTGTGTATACCTCAAATGCTGTTAGCAGTGAAGACGCGGTAATGGTCCACGCCGATGTTGCTAATAACACTAGTGTCAGTAATTTTACCACGCTTACCGTTGGTGATCGTGCCTTTGATATCTCCTTAGGCACCGGTAACAGCCTTGAAGCTCCAGATGAGTCAAGTTATCTCAAGCAGTTCTCAGTATTTGTCAGTGATGCAGCAGGTCGGCCGGTTAGCAATGTGCAACTGACAGCCTCTTCAACACCAATAAAACGCGCCGTTGGAGGTGTTTATCGTAAAGGATTTTGGAGCTACAATATTGACCTTGATGTGTGGGTGGGTAACATTACAGCCACTTGCCCCAACGAAGACATTAACGCTAATGGCTCCTTAGATGCTGGCGAAGATACCAATGGTGATGGACGCTTGACCCCTGGGATTGTCGGAACCATCAGTTTCGAAGATGATGTGAATAGCACAGATGTAAATGGTCAGGCTAAGTTAGAGATACGATATCCAAAGTCCTACGCTTTTTGGACAGATGTGGAAATTAGCGTGTTTGGACAATCTTCAGGCAGCGAATCACTAGAATCACAATCCTTTAGATTATCCGCTGCGGTAGCTGATCTAGATGATGAAGCTTCAGAGCCTCCATCTAACCCTTTCGGTAGCAGCTCATTTTGTACTGATCCGGACTAG